The Sphingobium baderi genomic sequence GATCTCAAGCAGGTCCACCGTCATCTTCAGAAGACGATTGCCGATCCGCTCACTGCCCCGGAAGCCGCCCGAATGGCGGAATCGATCCGCGCCGTTTTCAACACCAATGCGCAGGCGCTACGGTTCCTTCCCGACGAGGGCGAGCCATACTCGATCAAGAAGTGGATCACCGGCGAGAAGAAGCCCGGATCGATCCTTTTCACCACCTGTACTTATACCGACCTCGAGATGAACAAGGCGCTCCTGACCCTCTGGTCTAACCTTGCCATTCACTCGCTCATGACCATGCCGCACACCCGTTCGCTCCGCACCTGGTTCATGTTCGACGAGCTGGGTGCACTTCACCGGCTACCCGCCATCGAGAACGGCCTTCAGACCGCCCGTAACTTCGGCGGAGCCATGATCCTTGGCCTGCACTCCTTCGACAAGCTGGTGCAGGTCTACGGGGAAGAAAACGCCCGTAACCTCTCCTCGCTTGCGCGCACAAAGCTGATGCTAGCTGCCGCTGATCTCGACACCGCCGAGCAGTGCGCCCGCTACATCGGCAATCGCGAAATCCGGCAAATGGATGAGGGCTATTCCTACGGCTACAATTCCACGCGCGACGCATCGACGCTGACACCGCGCAAGCAGATCGAACCGCTCGTTATTCCCGATGACATCATGAACCTGCCCTCGATGCATGGCTTCGTAAAATTCCCGGATGGATTTCCTGCAGCGCGCATCCAGCTGGAGTGGCAGCACTATGCCAAGGTTGCCGAGGGCTTCATGCGCCGACCACCGTCAAAGCCGGGCGATCCGGACGGTAAGGTTCGCGGAGGTGGGGGAAAGCCGAAGGGTGGAGATGACGGTGGGCGTGGTGAGAGCCTGACCCCCGCGCCAGAGGACATGGAAATGGGGGTGACGCCGATCGCGCTTGCCGCCGATATTCTCTCCCAGCCCACCGAGGAACAGCAGCGCGAGGCAGTTGAGAACGAGGCTGCTCAGCGCATGGATCTGGGCGTCCAGACCCCCGCCGATGGCAAAGACGATGGCGATCGGCGTGACGAGCGTGATCGTGATGTGCGCGACCTCGACGCCGGCCAGGACAGCGCCTCCACTCAGTCGCGGGGATCGGAGTTCCGAAATCACAATCCCCTGCCCCACGAGGAAGATCTTGGCGTGCGGGAGGCGCGTGATGGTTTCGGGACCGGCGATGGCATCGATCACCATCATGATCATGGTCATGGTCATGACGACGGCCTTGGCATGGGTGACTGACCATGCATTCCATCGCCTCTGTCCGCTCCGCCGGCGGCGCCGCAAAATACTTCACCAACGACGATTTCGTCGCCGGTGACTACTATACCAGCGAGCAGGCCGGCGACGTTAGCCAGTGGGGCGGCGAGGGGCTGAAGGATACCCCGATCGCTGAAGGCTCCGCCGTAACGCGCGAAGCCTTCGAGAAGGTGCTTCTGGGCGAAACTCCGACCGGCGAGCAGATCGAGGCGAAGGAGAACCGAAGGCCCGGTTACGACCTGACGTTCTCCGCGCCCAAATCGGTATCCGTCATGGCCTACATTGCAGGTGACAAACGCATCCTTGGTCCAGAGGGTGCGCATATCAACGCGGTGCAGAAAACCATGGCGTGGGTCGAGAAGAACCTGGCCGAGGGGCGCAAGACCGCGGACGGGAAGACCGTGCCCGTAAAGACCGGAAATCTGGTCTATGCCCTCTTCCAGCACGATACGAGCCGCGCACTAGATCCTCAGGCGCACATCCACGCCATCGTCGCCAACATGACGCGCATGCCGGACGGCAAATGGCAAGCGCTCCATGCCGATCGCATATGGGGCAACAACTCGGTCATCGGCTCGATCTACCATGCCTTCCTGCGCAATGAGATGGAGAAGCTGGGCTACAAGGTCGAGCTGCAGGGCAAGCACGGCACCTTCGAACTGTCCGGTGTGCCTAAGAAGGTGATAGAGGTTTTCAGCCAGCGCCGCGCGGACATCGTCGCCACCGCTCAGAACCTTGGCATCAAGAGCACTCAGGGCCTTCGTGAAGTGACGGCCCGGACACGAGATCCGAAACTCAACGTCGAGGATCGCGATGGCCTGATCAAGGGGTGGATCGACAAGGCCCAAGAGCTGGGCTTCACCGGCAAGGATGTTCTCGCCACCGCGTTGCGCGTGTCCGCCTCTCCACAGCAGGACACCATGATCGGTCGCAGCTACCAGGCCATGGTGGAAGTCGTGAAGTCTGCGCGCGAGTTCGTATCCGGCCTCCTGCGCTCACCCGATCCTCTGGTAGACAAGGGTATCGCCCGCATTGTCCAGTCGCCGGCAGAGGCCCGCGCGCAGATCGCTGTCGCCTCCGCCATCCGGCATCTCGGTCAGCGCGAAGCAGCCTTCGACATTGGCAAGGTCGCCAAAACCGCGCTGGATTTTGGACTGAAGGGCGTGACGATCGACGAGGTTTCGGCCCGAGTTGATCGCCTTGTCGCGAAAGGCCAGCTCATACCGGGCGAGATTCGTGTCTCTGGCCGCGTGGAACAGGCCGTGACCACACCGGAGGCCCTTGCCACCGAACAGGCGATCCTTGACCGCATGGAAGCCGGCAAGGGTACGGCTGAGGCGATGATCGCTCCAGCCTCGGCCCCTGACCGCGTGCAGGCCGCCTCCCCGCACCAGCTGAACGAAGGACAGCTCGCGGCCGCAACCATGATCGTTTCGAGCACCGATCGCTATGTGGTCGTTCAGGGCGTCGCCGGCGCCGGCAAGTCAACCATGCTGCAGGCCGTCACTACCGTAGCGCAGGAGGAAGGCCGCAAGGTGCTCGGCCTCGCCTTTCAGAACAAGATGGTCGCCGACATGCGCGAGGGCATGGTGCCCAGGGAAATGACCGTCGA encodes the following:
- a CDS encoding type IV secretion system DNA-binding domain-containing protein, which produces MARADIRNDGRPVPLKHHSARGDTPRNNGNFVRGSQLLNTQVIMWLQGAKMPFLMWLGIFALSYFTILSFTLDENNFQLICMRILSWLWDWCALDPMKQANLQLPDHTVRHTYMGYVPYVPEVALAWHKAVRGVIGSILIASFATIPASIWYVDFSRRRGGSIMEERHERGAMLVDRDLLYKEINQHNYMKFVEEAKDLFPDKKPQAVLKMPFDARKAAGIHHPYYLAGIPYPHRLEQSHTMLLGTTGTGKTTVLRRHLAQMRERQDTAVVFDLTGAYVEAFYDPERDTILNPMDVRCPSWSIFNDCSTYSEFTAAAAALIPSDGGSSEPFWALAARTLFIEMCMKLIEKGQTSNQALADNLMTADLKQVHRHLQKTIADPLTAPEAARMAESIRAVFNTNAQALRFLPDEGEPYSIKKWITGEKKPGSILFTTCTYTDLEMNKALLTLWSNLAIHSLMTMPHTRSLRTWFMFDELGALHRLPAIENGLQTARNFGGAMILGLHSFDKLVQVYGEENARNLSSLARTKLMLAAADLDTAEQCARYIGNREIRQMDEGYSYGYNSTRDASTLTPRKQIEPLVIPDDIMNLPSMHGFVKFPDGFPAARIQLEWQHYAKVAEGFMRRPPSKPGDPDGKVRGGGGKPKGGDDGGRGESLTPAPEDMEMGVTPIALAADILSQPTEEQQREAVENEAAQRMDLGVQTPADGKDDGDRRDERDRDVRDLDAGQDSASTQSRGSEFRNHNPLPHEEDLGVREARDGFGTGDGIDHHHDHGHGHDDGLGMGD